In Triticum aestivum cultivar Chinese Spring chromosome 5B, IWGSC CS RefSeq v2.1, whole genome shotgun sequence, the following proteins share a genomic window:
- the LOC123116868 gene encoding wall-associated receptor kinase 2, with protein sequence MEKTTDYISAAAQVVAIFMVAAALMSPLCSAAAPSPAAMGLPGCETRCGNVSVPYPFGIGPARFYHSRGFKLTCVDHGSSSKIPRLLLGDGGVSAFEVVDITLENNTMRVISHGLHAINMSGGSGRWSLGDPETVGAGAAPAYSLNPWLNEFILTGCNVQATLVGNGSLVSGCASFCAADGHGDGAIYDQATSNVRSHIGCCQSSIQAASTSYGVELKRLDANLPKASDVDLPVNVLIAEVGWFDFGQTLDDLKGLSRKADQLRVPVILGWGLAHGAKAKFPNSIECPDHIARSICKSDNSYCTDESMGIPYPFGVGSYSCQCKKGYESNPYLTGGCQHIKERSCPEGTHVDNFVLGGCAKSTDTTTDTGNYGLIIGFSVASGPCILLLVLGVFLISRDLEQRKTKALREKFFGQNRGQLLKQLVSHRADIAERMLISLGELEKATNNFDQARRLGGGGHGTVYKGILSDLHVVAIKKSNIVVKREIDEFINEVAILSQINHRNIMKLHGCCLETEIPLLTYEFISNGTLSGHLHKEEGESLPWKDRLRITGEIEKALAYLHSAISVPVIHRDIKPSNILLDDALTAKISDFGASRYIPVDKTGITTAVQKTIGYLDPMYYYTGRLTENSDVYSFGVLLVELLTRRKPSLYRSSEGDGLVMQFVTLLAEGNLTEILDPQIVEEGGSEVREVAMLAASCVRLKVEERPTMRQVEMALEALQSPKEGVCGDLIEGSNHMKYAAMDNPSASQHAKRREATRCYSLEEEFQLSARHPR encoded by the exons ATGGAGAAAACAACTGATTACATCTCGGCGGCAGCACAAGTAGTGGCCATATTCATGGTGGCAGCGGCGCTCATGTCCCCGCTCTGCAGCGCCGCTGCTCCAAGTCCTGCGGCGATGGGGCTGCCGGGCTGCGAGACCCGCTGCGGCAACGTGAGCGTGCCGTACCCCTTCGGCATAGGGCCGGCCAGGTTCTACCATTCGCGGGGGTTCAAGCTCACCTGCGTCGACCACGGAAGCAGCAGCAAGATCCCGAGGCTTCTgctcggcgacggcggcgtcaGCGCGTTCGAGGTGGTCGACATCACGCTGGAGAACAACACGATGCGCGTCATCAGCCACGGACTGCACGCCATAAACATGAGCGGCGGCTCCGGGCGGTGGAGCCTCGGCGACCCCGAGACCGTTGGTGCCGGCGCGGCGCCGGCGTACTCGCTGAACCCGTGGTTGAACGAGTTCATCCTCACGGGTTGCAATGTGCAGGCGACGCTGGTGGGGAACGGGAGCCTCGTCAGCGGCTGCGCTTCTTTCTGCGCCGCCGATGGCCATGGCGATGGCGCCATCTATGACCAGGCAACCTCCAACGTCCGCTCCCACATCGGCTGCTGCCAGTCGTCCATCCAAGCTGCCAGCACGTCCTACGGCGTGGAGCTCAAGCGGCTCGACGCCAACCTGCCCAAGGCCAGCGATGTTGATTTGCCCGTGAACGTGCTCATCGCCGAGGTGGGCTGGTTCGACTTCGGCCAGACCCTGGACGACCTCAAAGGTCTCTCAAGGAAAGCTGATCAGCTCAGGGTACCCGTGATTCTCGGGTGGGGGCTGGCGCACGGCGCAAAAGCAAAATTTCCCAACTCAATCGAATGCCCCGACCATATAGCCCGGAGCATCTGCAAGAGCGACAACAGTTATTGCACAGACGAATCAATGGGCATCCCTTACCCTTTTGGAGTCGGAAGCTACTCGTGCCAGTGCAAGAAGGGCTACGAGAGCAACCCTTACCTCACCGGAGGATGCCAAC ATATCAAAGAGCGCAGCTGCCCGGAAGGAACCCATGTCGACAACTTCGTTCTCGGTGGCTGCGCCAAGTCCACGGACACAACCACAGACACAG GTAACTATGGTTTAATCATTGGTTTCTCGGTTGCTAGCGGACCATGCATTCTACTTTTGGTTCTTGGTGTGTTTCTAATCAGCCGAGATCTTGAGCAACGCAAAACGAAAGCTTTGAGAGAGAAGTTCTTTGGTCAAAATCGTGGACAACTGTTAAAGCAGTTGGTATCTCACAGGGCAGACATAGCAGAGAGGATGCTCATCTCTTTAGGAGAGCTGGAGAAGGCTACCAACAATTTTGATCAGGCTCGTAGACTTGGTGGTGGTGGGCATGGCACTGTCTACAAAGGGATCTTGTCGGACTTGCATGTTGTGGCTATCAAAAAGTCAAATATTGTTGTCAAGAGAGAAATCGACGAGTTCATAAATGAGGTCGCCATACTGTCACAGATCAACCACAGAAATATTATGAAGCTCCATGGATGTTGCCTCGAGACAGAAATCCCTTTATTGACTTACGAGTTCATTTCCAATGGAACACTCAGTGGCCATCTTCACAAGGAAGAAGGAGAATCATTGCCTTGGAAAGATAGGTTAAGGATCACTGGGGAAATAGAAAAAGCTCTAGCTTACCTTCACTCTGCTATTTCTGTCCCTGTAATACATCGAGATATCAAGCCTTCCAACATACTTCTTGACGATGCCTTGACAGCAAAAATATCAGACTTCGGAGCTTCAAGGTACATCCCAGTGGATAAAACTGGAATAACAACTGCGGTGCAAAAAACTATTGGGTACTTGGACCCTATGTATTATTATACTGGACGTCTAACAGAAAATAGTGATGTATATAGCTTTGGGGTCCTTCTTGTCGAACTGCTTACTAGGAGGAAGCCATCTTTGTACAGATCTTCTGAAGGCGATGGGCTTGTCATGCAATTTGTTACGCTACTTGCAGAAGGTAACTTGACCGAAATATTGGATCCACAAATAGTAGAGGAAGGAGGTAGCGAAGTCAGAGAAGTAGCTATGCTAGCTGCGTCATGCGTGAGACTGAAAGTAGAGGAGCGACCAACCATGAGGCAAGTGGAGATGGCGTTAGAAGCTCTCCAATCACCCAAGGAGGGTGTTTGTGGTGATTTGATAGAAGGATCTAACCATATGAAATATGCAGCAATGGACAATCCATCAGCGAGCCAACATGCAAAGCGAAGGGAAGCGACCCGGTGTTACAGCCTAGAAGAAGAGTTCCAGCTATCCGCGAGACACCCTCGATAG